The proteins below are encoded in one region of Bacteroides uniformis:
- a CDS encoding YccF domain-containing protein has translation MGCFMNILWLMFGGIITAVEYLIASLLMMFTIIGIPFGMQTLKMASLALWPFGKEVRSGERSNGCLYVLMNILWIFLGGIWICLSHLGFGLLLCITIIGIPFGIQHFKLAGLALTPFGKDIVAA, from the coding sequence ATGGGCTGTTTTATGAATATTTTGTGGTTGATGTTTGGAGGTATCATCACTGCTGTGGAGTATCTTATTGCAAGTTTATTGATGATGTTCACCATTATTGGCATCCCTTTCGGTATGCAGACCTTGAAAATGGCAAGCCTTGCCTTGTGGCCTTTCGGCAAAGAGGTTCGTAGCGGGGAACGTTCCAACGGTTGCCTCTATGTGCTGATGAATATTCTTTGGATATTCTTGGGCGGCATTTGGATTTGCCTTTCGCACTTGGGATTCGGGTTATTGCTGTGCATCACCATTATAGGCATTCCTTTCGGTATCCAACACTTTAAGCTGGCAGGGCTGGCATTGACTCCTTTCGGGAAGGATATTGTTGCGGCTTGA
- the dinB gene encoding DNA polymerase IV: MTGRKIIHIDMDAFYASVEQRDNPALRGKPIAVGHAEERGVVAAASYEARRFGVRSAMSSLKAKRLCPQLIFIPGRMEVYKSVSRQIHEIFHEYTDVIEPISLDEAFLDVTENKPGIPLAVDIAKEIKRKVRERLNLVASAGISYNKFLAKIASDYRKPDGLCTIHPAQALDFVARLPIESFWGVGPVTAKKMHTLGIHNGEQLRMQSLEMLTREFGKVGTVYYDFARGIDTRPVEAVRIRKSVGCEHTLEKDISKRSSVIIELYHAAVELVGRLEHTNFRGNTLTLKIKFHDFSQITRSMTQTKELGALDVILPLAKQLLQEVDYEHHPIRLIGLSVSNPREEEEKGVWEQLSFEFSDWETDHSNK; encoded by the coding sequence ATGACCGGACGAAAAATTATACACATCGATATGGACGCATTCTACGCCTCCGTAGAACAGCGTGATAATCCTGCATTGCGGGGCAAGCCCATTGCCGTGGGCCATGCGGAGGAACGGGGAGTGGTGGCGGCAGCCAGTTACGAGGCACGGCGTTTCGGGGTGCGTTCTGCCATGTCGTCACTGAAGGCAAAGCGGCTGTGCCCCCAACTTATCTTTATCCCGGGACGGATGGAAGTCTACAAATCCGTTTCCCGCCAGATACACGAAATCTTTCATGAATATACGGATGTCATCGAGCCCATTTCGCTGGACGAGGCTTTTTTGGATGTGACGGAGAATAAACCGGGCATTCCATTGGCTGTAGACATCGCGAAGGAGATAAAGCGGAAGGTGCGGGAGAGGTTGAATCTGGTGGCTTCTGCCGGCATATCCTATAATAAGTTTCTTGCCAAGATAGCCTCGGACTACCGCAAGCCGGACGGGCTTTGCACCATACATCCTGCCCAGGCGCTGGACTTTGTTGCCCGGCTGCCCATTGAAAGTTTCTGGGGAGTGGGACCGGTAACGGCGAAGAAGATGCACACTTTGGGGATTCACAACGGGGAACAGCTGCGTATGCAGTCTTTGGAGATGCTGACCCGCGAATTTGGCAAAGTGGGGACAGTCTATTATGATTTTGCCCGTGGCATCGATACCCGTCCGGTAGAGGCTGTCCGCATCCGCAAGTCTGTGGGTTGCGAACATACGTTGGAGAAGGACATCAGCAAGCGTTCATCCGTCATTATAGAGCTGTACCATGCGGCAGTGGAGCTGGTGGGGCGACTGGAGCACACCAATTTCCGCGGGAATACGCTGACGCTGAAAATCAAGTTTCATGATTTTAGCCAGATTACCCGCAGTATGACCCAAACAAAGGAGCTGGGTGCCCTTGACGTGATTCTGCCTTTGGCAAAGCAGTTGCTGCAGGAAGTGGATTATGAACATCATCCTATCCGTTTGATTGGACTTTCCGTTTCCAATCCCCGTGAAGAGGAGGAGAAGGGAGTCTGGGAACAACTGAGTTTTGAATTTAGTGACTGGGAGACGGACCATTCAAATAAATAA
- a CDS encoding DUF4249 domain-containing protein — protein sequence MNNAKYIVTWICLLWLTIGSCVDKFNAHLPESSTRVLIVEGNIISDSTVVFSLSCSFPLNVEGIPQDYNKIDAEVSVVGSDGSCFNGTSLGDGKYQVVIGSLNKDASYSLKIVYEGDIYTSEPQYPLETETINDVTYEQPEKYGDISIRFSMRSEDGGCYFWSYEEDWEVRAVYNPKFRYDPTTDEVVDFDATSYARGWCHDKSAKIIVGNIGTNKDTQLKDKWLYSIKADNNRVFHHYSTLVKQRKISRGEYEYYQEKIKINEEMGGLFIPQPSELPTNIICNNSGKNVVGYVGVSMNVAKYRIFISADDIYYRFPDGYCQEFRGWADSYMDLYVMGYAIAYPLMVGYAWVSGGCTDVRYLGASLEKPSFWPDEMN from the coding sequence ATGAATAATGCAAAATATATAGTAACATGGATATGCTTGTTGTGGCTCACTATTGGCAGTTGTGTGGATAAATTCAATGCGCACTTGCCGGAGAGTAGTACGAGGGTGCTTATAGTTGAAGGTAACATCATATCAGATAGTACAGTCGTTTTTTCCTTGAGCTGTTCCTTTCCTTTGAATGTAGAAGGAATTCCTCAGGATTATAACAAGATAGATGCAGAAGTCAGTGTAGTAGGAAGTGATGGTTCTTGTTTTAATGGCACTTCTTTGGGAGATGGAAAATACCAAGTTGTAATTGGCTCTTTGAATAAAGATGCCAGCTATAGTCTGAAAATTGTGTATGAAGGGGATATTTATACTTCGGAGCCTCAATATCCATTGGAGACAGAAACAATAAATGACGTTACCTACGAGCAACCGGAAAAATACGGTGACATCTCTATCCGCTTTTCTATGCGGAGTGAAGATGGCGGATGTTATTTCTGGAGTTACGAGGAAGATTGGGAAGTGAGGGCAGTATATAATCCCAAGTTCCGTTATGACCCTACCACTGATGAGGTGGTTGATTTTGATGCTACATCATATGCACGGGGATGGTGTCATGATAAGTCGGCTAAAATCATAGTAGGTAATATAGGAACAAATAAGGATACTCAATTGAAGGATAAGTGGCTCTATTCTATAAAGGCAGATAATAACCGTGTCTTTCATCATTATAGCACTTTGGTGAAACAGCGTAAGATTTCGAGGGGCGAGTACGAATATTATCAGGAGAAAATAAAAATCAATGAAGAAATGGGTGGATTGTTTATTCCTCAGCCTTCAGAACTTCCTACGAATATTATTTGCAACAATTCAGGCAAAAATGTAGTTGGTTATGTGGGAGTTAGCATGAATGTGGCAAAATATCGTATTTTCATTTCTGCCGATGATATATATTATAGGTTTCCTGACGGTTATTGCCAAGAATTTAGAGGTTGGGCAGATTCGTACATGGATTTATATGTGATGGGATATGCTATTGCTTATCCATTGATGGTAGGTTATGCATGGGTTTCCGGAGGTTGTACAGACGTACGCTATTTAGGTGCCAGCTTGGAAAAGCCTTCCTTCTGGCCGGATGAAATGAATTAA
- a CDS encoding DUF4249 domain-containing protein: MKNKVYWVICICPLWLFLSNCVDKFNAHLPESSIGLLIVEGSIISDSAVVFSLSRSFSLDVEGVPPDFNKVDAEVCVTGEDGSSFRGVALGNGKYRVAVGTLHRDVRYSLKIVYEGDIYTSEPQYPIGTESIDDVTYEQQGEYGDVSIRFSMQSKDAACYSWSYEEDWEVRAVYNPMCAYDPETDKIVDYDARPYSRGWCHSESSEIIIGNMEINKDNRVKDKCLYSIEADDIRFSCYYSTIVKQRKISKGEYEYYQEKIKLNEEMGGLFVPQPSELPSNIRCESSNKQAIGYVGVSLNVAEYRIFISTDNIQYRLPEGYCQGAKGLKEEYTFLDLYLMGYTIAYPDPDPRTGFKGYAWVSGGCTDVRYLGASLEKPSFWPVEINLF, from the coding sequence ATGAAGAATAAAGTATATTGGGTGATATGTATATGTCCGTTATGGTTGTTCCTTAGTAATTGTGTGGATAAGTTCAATGCCCACTTGCCGGAAAGTAGTATCGGCCTTCTCATAGTTGAAGGTAGTATAATATCGGATAGTGCTGTCGTGTTTTCTTTGAGCCGTTCCTTTTCCTTGGATGTGGAAGGGGTTCCTCCTGATTTCAATAAGGTGGATGCTGAAGTTTGTGTAACCGGTGAGGATGGCTCCAGTTTTAGGGGTGTTGCGTTGGGTAATGGAAAGTACCGGGTTGCTGTCGGAACATTGCATAGGGATGTCCGCTATAGCTTGAAGATTGTCTATGAGGGAGATATCTATACTTCCGAACCTCAATATCCGATAGGAACGGAAAGCATAGACGATGTCACCTACGAACAGCAAGGGGAGTATGGTGATGTCAGTATCCGTTTCTCTATGCAAAGCAAAGATGCTGCATGTTATTCTTGGAGTTATGAAGAAGATTGGGAGGTGAGGGCCGTATACAATCCTATGTGTGCTTATGACCCCGAAACAGATAAGATCGTTGATTATGATGCTAGACCATACTCACGCGGATGGTGTCATAGTGAATCGTCCGAGATAATAATAGGTAATATGGAAATAAACAAGGATAATCGTGTAAAGGATAAGTGTCTCTATTCCATTGAAGCAGACGATATTCGTTTTTCTTGCTATTACAGTACTATAGTGAAACAACGTAAGATTTCGAAGGGTGAATATGAATATTATCAGGAGAAAATAAAGCTTAATGAGGAGATGGGCGGGTTGTTTGTTCCCCAGCCTTCGGAATTGCCGTCGAACATTAGATGTGAAAGCTCAAATAAACAGGCCATTGGATATGTTGGTGTCAGTTTGAATGTGGCGGAATATCGCATTTTCATTTCTACAGATAATATACAATATAGGCTTCCTGAGGGGTATTGTCAGGGAGCGAAAGGGCTGAAAGAAGAGTATACATTTTTAGATTTATACTTGATGGGGTATACCATTGCATATCCGGACCCGGACCCACGTACGGGATTCAAAGGTTATGCATGGGTTTCTGGAGGTTGTACAGACGTACGCTATTTAGGTGCCAGCTTGGAAAAGCCTTCCTTCTGGCCAGTTGAAATCAATCTGTTTTAA
- a CDS encoding Crp/Fnr family transcriptional regulator, translated as MENIVRTIRVYYPVSDEALATLAHGFEKQVFPVKTLIIRAGQFDRQVHFIEKGMTRSYTLHDGKEVTTWFSMEGDVACGSWDLYRNKAGFEYVETLEETLVYSISIETLNELYKSDIDIANWMRVLQQENFLRLQDIHISRLNLSAYERYEKLMSECPALFHRVTLGHIASFLGITQQSLSRIRAKGYFLT; from the coding sequence ATGGAGAATATTGTCAGAACAATAAGAGTTTATTATCCGGTTTCAGATGAAGCATTGGCGACATTGGCACATGGTTTTGAAAAGCAAGTGTTTCCTGTCAAAACACTTATTATCCGTGCAGGACAATTTGATAGGCAAGTCCACTTCATAGAGAAGGGAATGACACGCTCGTACACCTTGCACGATGGAAAAGAAGTAACGACATGGTTCTCTATGGAAGGTGATGTAGCTTGTGGCTCGTGGGATTTATATAGGAACAAAGCAGGCTTTGAATACGTGGAAACATTGGAAGAAACACTGGTCTATTCTATTTCCATTGAAACGCTTAATGAGTTGTATAAGTCAGATATAGATATTGCAAATTGGATGAGGGTGTTACAACAGGAAAATTTTCTTCGCTTACAAGATATTCATATATCTCGCCTCAACTTGTCTGCGTATGAGCGTTATGAAAAATTAATGAGTGAGTGTCCGGCCCTTTTTCATAGAGTGACTTTGGGACATATCGCTTCTTTCCTTGGCATTACACAACAATCATTGAGTCGTATCAGGGCAAAGGGGTATTTTTTAACATAG
- a CDS encoding TonB-dependent receptor — protein MKAHNLKYTVAFFLLLSPFGMFAQQQMAMDSISIFELMDAVEKGTSCRIYTTITVPFKVKRAEVKNPTAEYLREALAATIYKVTVYGDRIFVLPEVFLATSLPPVLMGEKLETDEELLPSYIPIVKSSSENKVYEIGNKYKPAPGDMITLTGRVSDFKTGQNLDGINIIHREPWVATTTNRQGEFTIDLPAGYNILEISGMNIKVTHRQFMLYGEGIVHIELEEEDHMLDEVLIVSGRIQNVKSVQLGMEKLQPALLKNIPTAMGEVDVLKMIQTLPGIKTVGEASSGYNVRGSAADQNLLLFNNGTIYNPNHLFGFFTAFNSDMIKDAELYKSSIPSQYGGRIASVLNITSKEANKEKFTGSAGIGLVTSKLNLEIPIIKEKTSLLLSGRTTYSDWIMKTLPNKSGYRDGKAGFYDLGTVFSHTVNERNKLNVYGYYSHDRFAFNDNEKYAYNNMNFSANWRTVFAEKLTGNFSFGYDHYDYRNDETVEEASAARLSFAINQWFGKADFLYQAGNSHAVNFGLMSQLYNVNSGTYEPVGPNSLVRYDELQKDKALESAVYIGDEWDITSRLSINAGIRYSMLNALGPRTYYTYQEGILPSMSSVADSITAGNGKVIKTYHGPEFRVSARYAFTDDFSVKAGFNTMRQYIHKVSNTAVMSPTDTWKLSDPNIKPQRGWQVAAGAYYNTPGQLLELSVEGYYKKLIDYLDYRSSAQILMNHHLETDVINTEGYAYGVEFQVKKPAGKLNGWMSYTYSRTFLRQNDPRIARPINGGEWYPTEYDKPHDFKLVGNYKFTRRYSMSFNMDYSTGRPTTIPAGQYYDQGLKKMQVYYTDRNSYRVPDYFRMDLSFNIEPSHHLTLLTHSSLSFGIYNLTGRKNVYSVYFVSEEGRIQGYKMSIFGAPIPFVTYNIKF, from the coding sequence ATGAAAGCACATAATCTTAAATATACAGTAGCCTTTTTCCTCCTATTGTCGCCTTTCGGCATGTTTGCACAGCAACAGATGGCTATGGACAGCATTTCCATATTCGAATTGATGGATGCAGTAGAAAAGGGCACGTCTTGCCGTATTTATACAACGATAACGGTTCCTTTTAAAGTGAAGCGGGCAGAGGTGAAGAACCCCACTGCCGAGTACTTGAGAGAGGCTTTGGCAGCTACTATCTATAAGGTGACGGTTTATGGTGACAGAATATTTGTCTTGCCGGAGGTTTTTCTGGCCACCTCGCTGCCACCGGTATTGATGGGGGAAAAGTTGGAGACGGATGAGGAACTATTGCCTTCATACATTCCTATTGTGAAGTCTTCTTCAGAAAACAAGGTCTATGAGATAGGAAACAAGTACAAGCCTGCCCCCGGAGATATGATAACTTTGACCGGAAGAGTTTCTGACTTTAAGACCGGCCAGAATCTGGATGGTATCAACATCATTCATCGAGAGCCGTGGGTAGCTACGACGACCAACCGTCAGGGGGAATTTACCATTGACCTGCCTGCAGGCTATAATATTCTTGAAATCAGTGGGATGAATATCAAAGTGACCCATCGGCAATTTATGCTTTATGGTGAAGGCATTGTCCATATCGAGTTGGAAGAGGAAGACCATATGCTGGATGAGGTGCTTATTGTTTCGGGGCGTATACAGAACGTGAAAAGTGTGCAGTTGGGAATGGAGAAGCTGCAGCCTGCCCTGCTGAAAAACATTCCTACGGCTATGGGTGAGGTGGATGTGCTGAAGATGATACAGACACTTCCCGGCATCAAGACAGTGGGGGAGGCATCAAGCGGTTACAATGTGCGTGGGAGTGCCGCTGACCAGAACCTGCTTCTTTTCAATAACGGAACGATTTATAACCCCAATCATCTTTTCGGTTTTTTCACGGCTTTTAATTCGGACATGATAAAGGATGCGGAACTTTATAAGAGCAGTATCCCCAGCCAGTATGGCGGGCGTATCGCTTCCGTACTGAACATCACCAGCAAGGAGGCGAACAAGGAAAAGTTTACCGGTTCTGCAGGTATCGGGCTTGTGACCAGTAAGTTGAATCTCGAGATTCCCATCATTAAGGAAAAGACTTCCCTTCTGCTGAGTGGACGTACGACCTATTCGGACTGGATAATGAAGACATTGCCCAACAAAAGCGGGTATCGTGATGGGAAAGCCGGTTTCTATGATTTGGGGACTGTCTTCTCGCATACGGTGAACGAGCGCAACAAGCTGAATGTCTATGGCTATTATAGTCACGACCGTTTTGCCTTTAATGACAATGAGAAGTATGCCTACAACAATATGAATTTCTCGGCAAACTGGAGGACCGTCTTTGCAGAAAAGCTGACCGGAAACTTCTCTTTCGGTTATGACCACTACGATTACCGAAATGATGAAACGGTGGAGGAAGCGTCTGCCGCACGGCTGTCTTTTGCCATTAACCAATGGTTTGGAAAAGCGGACTTTCTTTATCAAGCCGGCAATAGCCATGCGGTGAACTTCGGTTTGATGAGCCAGCTGTATAATGTGAATTCCGGGACCTACGAGCCGGTGGGGCCTAATTCGCTGGTAAGATATGATGAACTGCAAAAGGATAAAGCACTGGAAAGTGCCGTTTATATAGGGGATGAATGGGATATAACTTCCAGGCTCTCCATCAATGCGGGTATACGCTATTCCATGCTCAATGCTTTGGGACCGCGCACTTACTATACATATCAGGAAGGTATACTGCCCTCCATGTCTTCGGTGGCGGATTCTATCACGGCGGGGAATGGAAAGGTCATCAAGACCTATCACGGACCGGAATTCAGAGTGTCGGCACGTTATGCCTTTACAGATGATTTTTCCGTAAAGGCCGGTTTCAATACGATGAGGCAGTATATCCATAAGGTATCGAATACTGCCGTTATGTCTCCTACAGATACCTGGAAGCTGAGCGACCCCAATATCAAGCCTCAACGTGGCTGGCAGGTGGCGGCAGGCGCCTACTATAATACGCCGGGGCAACTTCTGGAATTATCTGTAGAAGGATATTACAAAAAGCTGATTGATTATCTGGATTATCGCAGTTCCGCCCAAATCCTGATGAACCACCATCTGGAGACGGATGTCATCAATACGGAGGGATATGCTTACGGCGTGGAATTCCAGGTGAAAAAACCGGCTGGAAAACTGAACGGGTGGATGAGCTATACTTATTCGCGCACTTTCTTGCGTCAGAATGATCCGCGCATAGCCCGTCCCATCAATGGTGGAGAATGGTATCCGACCGAGTATGACAAGCCGCATGACTTCAAGCTTGTAGGCAATTACAAGTTTACCCGCCGTTACAGCATGTCTTTCAATATGGATTACAGTACGGGCCGTCCCACCACAATTCCTGCCGGGCAATACTACGACCAGGGTTTGAAGAAAATGCAGGTTTACTATACCGACCGTAACAGTTATCGTGTTCCCGACTATTTCCGTATGGATTTGTCGTTCAATATTGAACCCAGTCACCACCTGACATTGTTGACCCACAGTTCCCTTTCTTTCGGTATCTATAACCTGACCGGAAGGAAGAATGTGTACTCTGTCTATTTTGTGTCCGAGGAGGGTAGGATTCAAGGATACAAGATGTCCATATTCGGTGCTCCCATTCCTTTTGTTACTTATAATATTAAATTCTGA